In Prunus dulcis chromosome 2, ALMONDv2, whole genome shotgun sequence, a single genomic region encodes these proteins:
- the LOC117617309 gene encoding E3 ubiquitin-protein ligase RHA1B → MGFPVGYTEVFFPNIFLHTLSLLGFIRNLIFSLFYFLGLSEFLETDVVWPETRTRMPENPPVSALLIREFLPVIKFRDLAGDRPENCAVCLYEFEVEEEIRCLTNCKHIFHRACLDRWMDHDQKTCPLCRTPFVPDEMSDEFNQRLWAASEIHHEFYSEYSSV, encoded by the coding sequence ATGGGCTTCCCAGTGGGATACACAGAGGTCTTCTTTCCCAACATCTTTCTCCACACACTCTCTCTTCTGGGTTTCATCCGAAACCTCATTTTCTCGCTCTTCTACTTTCTGGGTCTCTCCGAATTTCTCGAAACCGACGTCGTTTGGCCAGAGACCAGGACCCGTATGCCCGAAAACCCGCCCGTATCGGCCCTCCTGATCCGGGAATTCCTGCCCGTGATTAAGTTTCGGGACCTAGCAGGAGACCGGCCTGAAAACTGCGCCGTTTGTCTGTACGAGTTTGAGGTCGAGGAGGAGATCAGGTGTTTAACGAATTGCAAGCACATTTTTCACAGGGCGTGtttggaccgttggatggaCCATGATCAGAAGACGTGCCCTCTTTGTAGGACGCCCTTCGTGCCTGATGAGATGAGCGATGAGTTTAATCAACGGCTCTGGGCTGCCTCTGAGATTCACCATGAATTTTACAGCGAGTACAGTTCGGTTTGA
- the LOC117617914 gene encoding RAB6A-GEF complex partner protein 1-like isoform X2: MYMAYGWPQVIPLEQGQCPSSQKVVYLKVINRLLLVVSPSHLELWSSSQHKVRLGKYIRDSDSVQKEGENLQAVWSPDTKLIAILTSSFFLHLFKVQFTEKKIQLGGKQPSGLFLATISLLLSEQVPFTQKDLAVSNIVSDSKHMLLGLSDGLLYSISWKGEFYGTFELDPFPRDGSDAIPSPHSLDNGVASKGVSGTVVSNHSISRKSSIIQLELCFPMRLLFVLYSDGQLVSCSISKKGLKHAESIKAEKRLGVGDAVCASVAAEQQILAVGTKRGVVELYDLAESASLIRSVSLYDWGYSMEDTGSVSCIAWTPDNSAFAVGWKLRGLTVWSVSGCRLMSTVRQIGLSSVSSPMVKPIHECKYEPLMTGTSLMQWDEHGYRLYAIEERSLERIISFSFGKCCLNRGVSGMAYVRQVIYGDDRLLVVQSEDTDELKMLHLNLPVSYISQNWPVQHVAASKDGMYLAVAGLHGLIIYDIRLKKWRVFGDITQEQKIQCKGLLWMGKIVVVCNYIDSSNTYELLFYPRYHLDQSSLLCRKPLLAKPMVMDVYQQYILVTYRPFDVHIFHVKLFGELTPFSTPDLQLSTVRELSIMTAKSHPAAMRFVPDQLPRESISNNHTSNSDPLSKEPARCLIQRVNGELSLLDLDDGRERELTDSIELFWVTCGQSEEKTNLIEEVSWLDYGHRGMQVWYPSLGVDPFKQEDFLQLDPELEFDREVYPLGLLPNAGVVVGVSQRMSFSACTEFPCFEPTPQAQTILHCLLRHLIQRDKSEEALRLAQLSAEKPHFSHCLEWLLFTVFDAEISRLFEECFQRRWYRTAACYILVIAKLEGPAVSQYCALRLLQATLDESLYELAGELVRFLLRSGREYEQPSTDSERLSPRFLGYFGFHSTFRKQTLDKSTSFKEQNAHVASVKNILESHANYLMSGKELSKLVAFVKGTQFDLVEYLQRERYGSARLENFASGLELIGQKLQMGTLQSRFDAEFLLAHMCSVKFKEWIVVLATLLRRAEVLFDLFRHDMRLWKAYSITLQSHAAFSEYHDLLGDLDEQLSSIAYEEK, encoded by the exons atgtatATGGCATATGGATGGCCGCAGGTCATCCCACTGGAACAGGGTCAATGCCCTTCTTCCCAAAAGGTCGTATACCTCAAGGTCATCAATCGCTTACTGCTTGTTGTCTCTCCCTCTCACCTTGAGCTCTGGAGCTCTTCCCAG CATAAAGTGAGACTGGGGAAGTACATTAGGGATTCGGATTCAGTGCAGAAGGAAGGTGAGAATTTGCAAGCTGTGTGGAGCCCTGATACCAAACTGATCGCCATTCTT ACATcgtctttttttcttcacctTTTCAAGGTACAGTTTACTGAGAAAAAGATACAACTAGGAGGGAAGCAACCCTCTGGTTTGTTTCTTGCTACTATATCTCTTCTTCTTAGTGAGCAGGTGCCATTTACACAAAAGGACTTGGCAGT GAGCAATATTGTAAGCGATAGCAAGCATATGCTACTTGGACTTTCTGATGGATTATTATATAGTATCTCCTGGAAGGGGGAG TTCTATGGGACTTTTGAACTTGATCCATTTCCACGCGATGGCAGTGACGCTATCCCATCACCACATTCTTTAGATAATGGTGTTGCTTCTAAAGGGGTTTCAGGAACTGTGGTTTCTAATCACAGCATCTCCCGGAAGTCTTCTATCATCCAGCTGGAGCTTTGCTTTCCAATGAGGTTGCTATTTGTGTTATATTCTGATGGACAACTGGTGTCATGTTCTATAAGTAAGAAAGGCTTAAAGCATGCTGAATCTATTAAAGCTGAGAAAAGATTGGGGGTGGGTGATGCTGTATGCGCTTCAGTAGCTGCAGAGCAACAAATCCTTGCTGTTGGTACCAAAAGAGGGGTTGTGGAGTTATATGACCTTGCGGAATCTGCATCACTGATTCGATCTGTGTCTCTGTATGACTGGGG ATATTCGATGGAAGACACTGGTTCTGTCAGTTGCATTGCTTGGACACCTGATAATTCTGCTTTTGCAGTTGGCTGGAAGTTAAGAGGACTTACAGTTTGGTCCGTCTCTGGTTGTCGTTTGATGTCAACAGTCCGTCAAATAGGTTTAAGTTCAGTATCTTCTCCAATGGTTAAGCCAATCCACGAATGTAAATATGAACCTTTGATGACTGGCACCTCACTGATGCAGTGGGATGAACATGGATATAGGCTTTATGCTATTGAAGAACGATCTTTGGAGAGGattatttcattttcctttgGCAAATGTTGCCTTAACAGAGGAGTTTCAGGCATGGCATATGTTCGGCAAGTGATATATGGTGATGATCGATTGCTTGTTGTGCAGTCTGAAGATACTGATGAGCTTAAAATGCTACATCTTAACCTTCCA GTTTCGTATATCTCCCAAAATTGGCCAGTTCAACATGTAGCTGCTAGCAAGGATGGAATGTACTTAGCAGTTGCTGGTCTCCATGGGTTAATCATATACGATATACGATTGAAGAAGTGGCGAGTGTTTGGTGACATTACTCAGGAACAAAAGATTCAGTGCAAAGGTCTGTTATGGATGGGGAAGATTGTTGTTGTCTGCAACTACATTGATTCTTCTAACAC GTATGAATTGCTTTTTTATCCAAGATATCACCTTGATCAGAGCTCGCTACTTTGTCGAAAACCATTGCTTGCTAAGCCAATGGTGATGGATGTCTATCAACAGTATATACTTGTCACATATCGCCCATTTGATGTACACATATTCCATGTGAAATTATTTGGTGAATTGACACCTTTCAGTACTCCAGATTTACAG CTTTCTACAGTACGAGAACTCTCAATTATGACTGCAAAGAGCCATCCTGCAGCAATGCGTTTTGTACCTGATCAGCTTCCAAGAGAGAGCATTTCAAACAATCACACTTCTAATTCAGATCCTTTATCAAAGGAGCCTGCAAG GTGTTTGATACAGAGAGTTAATGGGGAGCTTTCACTTCTTGATTTGGACGATGGACGTGAGAGGGAGCTTACTGATTCTATTGAATTATTTTGGGTTACATGTGGTCAATCAGAGGAGAAAACAAATCTTATTGAGGAAGTTTCATGGTTAGATTATGGCCACCGAGGAATGCAG gTGTGGTATCCATCTCTTGGGGTTGATCCTTTTAAGCAGGAGGATTTCTTGCAG TTGGATCCGGAGCTTGAATTTGATCGTGAGGTATACCCTCTGGGACTTCTTCCAAATGCTGGTGTTGTTGTTGGTGTTTCCCAGAGAATGTCATTTTCAGCCTGCACAGAGTTTCCCTGTTTTGAGCCAACTCCTCAAGCTCAAACTATATTGCATTGCCTTCTAAGGCACCTCATTCAG AGGGACAAAAGTGAGGAAGCTTTAAGGTTGGCCCAATTATCAGCAGAAAAgcctcatttttctcattgtcTGGAGTGGCTTCTGTTTACTGTGTTTGATGCAGAAATATCCAG GTTGTTTGAGGAATGCTTCCAACGTAGATGGTACAGGACTGCTGCCTGCTATATACTT GTGATTGCTAAGCTTGAAGGTCCTGCAGTCAGTCAGTATTGTGCTTTGCGTTTATTACAG GCAACACTTGATGAATCGTTATATGAACTCGCTGGGGAGCTG GTGAGGTTCTTGCTAAGATCTGGAAGGGAATATGAACAACCATCAACAGATTCAGAAAGACTATCTCCCAGATTCTTGGGCTATTTCGGTTTCCATTCTACTTTCAGAAAGCAGACATTGGATAAGAG CACCTCATTTAAGGAGCAGAACGCACATGTTGCGTCCGTGAAGAACATCTTAGAAAGCCATGCTAACTATTTGATGTCAGGCAAAGAGCTTTCAAAGCTAGTTGCATTTGTGAAAGGCACCCAGTTTGATTTGGTG GAATATcttcaaagagagagatatggaAGTGCTCGGTTGGAGAATTTTGCTTCAGGGCTGGAATTAATAGGACAAAAG CTCCAAATGGGTACGCTGCAGAGCCGGTTTGATGCAGAATTCCTTCTGGCACATATGTGCTCTGTCAAGTTCAAAGAGTGGATTGTTGTCCTTGCAACTCTTTTAAGGCGAGCTGAG GTTCTATTCGATCTTTTCCGGCATGATATGCGGTTATGGAAAGCATATAGCATCACCCTGCAG TCGCATGCCGCATTTTCTGAATACCATGATCTTCTTGGAGATTTGGACGAGCAACTTTCATCCATTGCTTATGAAGAGAAGTGA
- the LOC117617914 gene encoding RAB6A-GEF complex partner protein 1-like isoform X1, which translates to MYMAYGWPQVIPLEQGQCPSSQKVVYLKVINRLLLVVSPSHLELWSSSQHKVRLGKYIRDSDSVQKEGENLQAVWSPDTKLIAILTSSFFLHLFKVQFTEKKIQLGGKQPSGLFLATISLLLSEQVPFTQKDLAVSNIVSDSKHMLLGLSDGLLYSISWKGEFYGTFELDPFPRDGSDAIPSPHSLDNGVASKGVSGTVVSNHSISRKSSIIQLELCFPMRLLFVLYSDGQLVSCSISKKGLKHAESIKAEKRLGVGDAVCASVAAEQQILAVGTKRGVVELYDLAESASLIRSVSLYDWGYSMEDTGSVSCIAWTPDNSAFAVGWKLRGLTVWSVSGCRLMSTVRQIGLSSVSSPMVKPIHECKYEPLMTGTSLMQWDEHGYRLYAIEERSLERIISFSFGKCCLNRGVSGMAYVRQVIYGDDRLLVVQSEDTDELKMLHLNLPVSYISQNWPVQHVAASKDGMYLAVAGLHGLIIYDIRLKKWRVFGDITQEQKIQCKGLLWMGKIVVVCNYIDSSNTYELLFYPRYHLDQSSLLCRKPLLAKPMVMDVYQQYILVTYRPFDVHIFHVKLFGELTPFSTPDLQLSTVRELSIMTAKSHPAAMRFVPDQLPRESISNNHTSNSDPLSKEPARCLIQRVNGELSLLDLDDGRERELTDSIELFWVTCGQSEEKTNLIEEVSWLDYGHRGMQVWYPSLGVDPFKQEDFLQLDPELEFDREVYPLGLLPNAGVVVGVSQRMSFSACTEFPCFEPTPQAQTILHCLLRHLIQRDKSEEALRLAQLSAEKPHFSHCLEWLLFTVFDAEISSQNANKNQISVPKYAKNSTLLEKTCDLLRNFPEYFDVVVSVARKTDGRHWADLFSAAGRSTELFEECFQRRWYRTAACYILVIAKLEGPAVSQYCALRLLQATLDESLYELAGELVRFLLRSGREYEQPSTDSERLSPRFLGYFGFHSTFRKQTLDKSTSFKEQNAHVASVKNILESHANYLMSGKELSKLVAFVKGTQFDLVEYLQRERYGSARLENFASGLELIGQKLQMGTLQSRFDAEFLLAHMCSVKFKEWIVVLATLLRRAEVLFDLFRHDMRLWKAYSITLQSHAAFSEYHDLLGDLDEQLSSIAYEEK; encoded by the exons atgtatATGGCATATGGATGGCCGCAGGTCATCCCACTGGAACAGGGTCAATGCCCTTCTTCCCAAAAGGTCGTATACCTCAAGGTCATCAATCGCTTACTGCTTGTTGTCTCTCCCTCTCACCTTGAGCTCTGGAGCTCTTCCCAG CATAAAGTGAGACTGGGGAAGTACATTAGGGATTCGGATTCAGTGCAGAAGGAAGGTGAGAATTTGCAAGCTGTGTGGAGCCCTGATACCAAACTGATCGCCATTCTT ACATcgtctttttttcttcacctTTTCAAGGTACAGTTTACTGAGAAAAAGATACAACTAGGAGGGAAGCAACCCTCTGGTTTGTTTCTTGCTACTATATCTCTTCTTCTTAGTGAGCAGGTGCCATTTACACAAAAGGACTTGGCAGT GAGCAATATTGTAAGCGATAGCAAGCATATGCTACTTGGACTTTCTGATGGATTATTATATAGTATCTCCTGGAAGGGGGAG TTCTATGGGACTTTTGAACTTGATCCATTTCCACGCGATGGCAGTGACGCTATCCCATCACCACATTCTTTAGATAATGGTGTTGCTTCTAAAGGGGTTTCAGGAACTGTGGTTTCTAATCACAGCATCTCCCGGAAGTCTTCTATCATCCAGCTGGAGCTTTGCTTTCCAATGAGGTTGCTATTTGTGTTATATTCTGATGGACAACTGGTGTCATGTTCTATAAGTAAGAAAGGCTTAAAGCATGCTGAATCTATTAAAGCTGAGAAAAGATTGGGGGTGGGTGATGCTGTATGCGCTTCAGTAGCTGCAGAGCAACAAATCCTTGCTGTTGGTACCAAAAGAGGGGTTGTGGAGTTATATGACCTTGCGGAATCTGCATCACTGATTCGATCTGTGTCTCTGTATGACTGGGG ATATTCGATGGAAGACACTGGTTCTGTCAGTTGCATTGCTTGGACACCTGATAATTCTGCTTTTGCAGTTGGCTGGAAGTTAAGAGGACTTACAGTTTGGTCCGTCTCTGGTTGTCGTTTGATGTCAACAGTCCGTCAAATAGGTTTAAGTTCAGTATCTTCTCCAATGGTTAAGCCAATCCACGAATGTAAATATGAACCTTTGATGACTGGCACCTCACTGATGCAGTGGGATGAACATGGATATAGGCTTTATGCTATTGAAGAACGATCTTTGGAGAGGattatttcattttcctttgGCAAATGTTGCCTTAACAGAGGAGTTTCAGGCATGGCATATGTTCGGCAAGTGATATATGGTGATGATCGATTGCTTGTTGTGCAGTCTGAAGATACTGATGAGCTTAAAATGCTACATCTTAACCTTCCA GTTTCGTATATCTCCCAAAATTGGCCAGTTCAACATGTAGCTGCTAGCAAGGATGGAATGTACTTAGCAGTTGCTGGTCTCCATGGGTTAATCATATACGATATACGATTGAAGAAGTGGCGAGTGTTTGGTGACATTACTCAGGAACAAAAGATTCAGTGCAAAGGTCTGTTATGGATGGGGAAGATTGTTGTTGTCTGCAACTACATTGATTCTTCTAACAC GTATGAATTGCTTTTTTATCCAAGATATCACCTTGATCAGAGCTCGCTACTTTGTCGAAAACCATTGCTTGCTAAGCCAATGGTGATGGATGTCTATCAACAGTATATACTTGTCACATATCGCCCATTTGATGTACACATATTCCATGTGAAATTATTTGGTGAATTGACACCTTTCAGTACTCCAGATTTACAG CTTTCTACAGTACGAGAACTCTCAATTATGACTGCAAAGAGCCATCCTGCAGCAATGCGTTTTGTACCTGATCAGCTTCCAAGAGAGAGCATTTCAAACAATCACACTTCTAATTCAGATCCTTTATCAAAGGAGCCTGCAAG GTGTTTGATACAGAGAGTTAATGGGGAGCTTTCACTTCTTGATTTGGACGATGGACGTGAGAGGGAGCTTACTGATTCTATTGAATTATTTTGGGTTACATGTGGTCAATCAGAGGAGAAAACAAATCTTATTGAGGAAGTTTCATGGTTAGATTATGGCCACCGAGGAATGCAG gTGTGGTATCCATCTCTTGGGGTTGATCCTTTTAAGCAGGAGGATTTCTTGCAG TTGGATCCGGAGCTTGAATTTGATCGTGAGGTATACCCTCTGGGACTTCTTCCAAATGCTGGTGTTGTTGTTGGTGTTTCCCAGAGAATGTCATTTTCAGCCTGCACAGAGTTTCCCTGTTTTGAGCCAACTCCTCAAGCTCAAACTATATTGCATTGCCTTCTAAGGCACCTCATTCAG AGGGACAAAAGTGAGGAAGCTTTAAGGTTGGCCCAATTATCAGCAGAAAAgcctcatttttctcattgtcTGGAGTGGCTTCTGTTTACTGTGTTTGATGCAGAAATATCCAG TCAAAACGCAAACAAGAATCAGATCTCTGTCCCTAAATATGCAAAGAATTCCACTCTCTTAGAGAAGACCTGTGATTTGCTCAGAAATTTTCCAGAATATTTTGATGTGGTCGTCAGTGTTGCAAGAAAAACTGATGGTCGACATTGGGCGGATTTGTTCTCTGCTGCTGGGAGATCAACAGA GTTGTTTGAGGAATGCTTCCAACGTAGATGGTACAGGACTGCTGCCTGCTATATACTT GTGATTGCTAAGCTTGAAGGTCCTGCAGTCAGTCAGTATTGTGCTTTGCGTTTATTACAG GCAACACTTGATGAATCGTTATATGAACTCGCTGGGGAGCTG GTGAGGTTCTTGCTAAGATCTGGAAGGGAATATGAACAACCATCAACAGATTCAGAAAGACTATCTCCCAGATTCTTGGGCTATTTCGGTTTCCATTCTACTTTCAGAAAGCAGACATTGGATAAGAG CACCTCATTTAAGGAGCAGAACGCACATGTTGCGTCCGTGAAGAACATCTTAGAAAGCCATGCTAACTATTTGATGTCAGGCAAAGAGCTTTCAAAGCTAGTTGCATTTGTGAAAGGCACCCAGTTTGATTTGGTG GAATATcttcaaagagagagatatggaAGTGCTCGGTTGGAGAATTTTGCTTCAGGGCTGGAATTAATAGGACAAAAG CTCCAAATGGGTACGCTGCAGAGCCGGTTTGATGCAGAATTCCTTCTGGCACATATGTGCTCTGTCAAGTTCAAAGAGTGGATTGTTGTCCTTGCAACTCTTTTAAGGCGAGCTGAG GTTCTATTCGATCTTTTCCGGCATGATATGCGGTTATGGAAAGCATATAGCATCACCCTGCAG TCGCATGCCGCATTTTCTGAATACCATGATCTTCTTGGAGATTTGGACGAGCAACTTTCATCCATTGCTTATGAAGAGAAGTGA
- the LOC117617914 gene encoding RAB6A-GEF complex partner protein 1-like isoform X3, with product MLLGLSDGLLYSISWKGEFYGTFELDPFPRDGSDAIPSPHSLDNGVASKGVSGTVVSNHSISRKSSIIQLELCFPMRLLFVLYSDGQLVSCSISKKGLKHAESIKAEKRLGVGDAVCASVAAEQQILAVGTKRGVVELYDLAESASLIRSVSLYDWGYSMEDTGSVSCIAWTPDNSAFAVGWKLRGLTVWSVSGCRLMSTVRQIGLSSVSSPMVKPIHECKYEPLMTGTSLMQWDEHGYRLYAIEERSLERIISFSFGKCCLNRGVSGMAYVRQVIYGDDRLLVVQSEDTDELKMLHLNLPVSYISQNWPVQHVAASKDGMYLAVAGLHGLIIYDIRLKKWRVFGDITQEQKIQCKGLLWMGKIVVVCNYIDSSNTYELLFYPRYHLDQSSLLCRKPLLAKPMVMDVYQQYILVTYRPFDVHIFHVKLFGELTPFSTPDLQLSTVRELSIMTAKSHPAAMRFVPDQLPRESISNNHTSNSDPLSKEPARCLIQRVNGELSLLDLDDGRERELTDSIELFWVTCGQSEEKTNLIEEVSWLDYGHRGMQVWYPSLGVDPFKQEDFLQLDPELEFDREVYPLGLLPNAGVVVGVSQRMSFSACTEFPCFEPTPQAQTILHCLLRHLIQRDKSEEALRLAQLSAEKPHFSHCLEWLLFTVFDAEISSQNANKNQISVPKYAKNSTLLEKTCDLLRNFPEYFDVVVSVARKTDGRHWADLFSAAGRSTELFEECFQRRWYRTAACYILVIAKLEGPAVSQYCALRLLQATLDESLYELAGELVRFLLRSGREYEQPSTDSERLSPRFLGYFGFHSTFRKQTLDKSTSFKEQNAHVASVKNILESHANYLMSGKELSKLVAFVKGTQFDLVEYLQRERYGSARLENFASGLELIGQKLQMGTLQSRFDAEFLLAHMCSVKFKEWIVVLATLLRRAEVLFDLFRHDMRLWKAYSITLQSHAAFSEYHDLLGDLDEQLSSIAYEEK from the exons ATGCTACTTGGACTTTCTGATGGATTATTATATAGTATCTCCTGGAAGGGGGAG TTCTATGGGACTTTTGAACTTGATCCATTTCCACGCGATGGCAGTGACGCTATCCCATCACCACATTCTTTAGATAATGGTGTTGCTTCTAAAGGGGTTTCAGGAACTGTGGTTTCTAATCACAGCATCTCCCGGAAGTCTTCTATCATCCAGCTGGAGCTTTGCTTTCCAATGAGGTTGCTATTTGTGTTATATTCTGATGGACAACTGGTGTCATGTTCTATAAGTAAGAAAGGCTTAAAGCATGCTGAATCTATTAAAGCTGAGAAAAGATTGGGGGTGGGTGATGCTGTATGCGCTTCAGTAGCTGCAGAGCAACAAATCCTTGCTGTTGGTACCAAAAGAGGGGTTGTGGAGTTATATGACCTTGCGGAATCTGCATCACTGATTCGATCTGTGTCTCTGTATGACTGGGG ATATTCGATGGAAGACACTGGTTCTGTCAGTTGCATTGCTTGGACACCTGATAATTCTGCTTTTGCAGTTGGCTGGAAGTTAAGAGGACTTACAGTTTGGTCCGTCTCTGGTTGTCGTTTGATGTCAACAGTCCGTCAAATAGGTTTAAGTTCAGTATCTTCTCCAATGGTTAAGCCAATCCACGAATGTAAATATGAACCTTTGATGACTGGCACCTCACTGATGCAGTGGGATGAACATGGATATAGGCTTTATGCTATTGAAGAACGATCTTTGGAGAGGattatttcattttcctttgGCAAATGTTGCCTTAACAGAGGAGTTTCAGGCATGGCATATGTTCGGCAAGTGATATATGGTGATGATCGATTGCTTGTTGTGCAGTCTGAAGATACTGATGAGCTTAAAATGCTACATCTTAACCTTCCA GTTTCGTATATCTCCCAAAATTGGCCAGTTCAACATGTAGCTGCTAGCAAGGATGGAATGTACTTAGCAGTTGCTGGTCTCCATGGGTTAATCATATACGATATACGATTGAAGAAGTGGCGAGTGTTTGGTGACATTACTCAGGAACAAAAGATTCAGTGCAAAGGTCTGTTATGGATGGGGAAGATTGTTGTTGTCTGCAACTACATTGATTCTTCTAACAC GTATGAATTGCTTTTTTATCCAAGATATCACCTTGATCAGAGCTCGCTACTTTGTCGAAAACCATTGCTTGCTAAGCCAATGGTGATGGATGTCTATCAACAGTATATACTTGTCACATATCGCCCATTTGATGTACACATATTCCATGTGAAATTATTTGGTGAATTGACACCTTTCAGTACTCCAGATTTACAG CTTTCTACAGTACGAGAACTCTCAATTATGACTGCAAAGAGCCATCCTGCAGCAATGCGTTTTGTACCTGATCAGCTTCCAAGAGAGAGCATTTCAAACAATCACACTTCTAATTCAGATCCTTTATCAAAGGAGCCTGCAAG GTGTTTGATACAGAGAGTTAATGGGGAGCTTTCACTTCTTGATTTGGACGATGGACGTGAGAGGGAGCTTACTGATTCTATTGAATTATTTTGGGTTACATGTGGTCAATCAGAGGAGAAAACAAATCTTATTGAGGAAGTTTCATGGTTAGATTATGGCCACCGAGGAATGCAG gTGTGGTATCCATCTCTTGGGGTTGATCCTTTTAAGCAGGAGGATTTCTTGCAG TTGGATCCGGAGCTTGAATTTGATCGTGAGGTATACCCTCTGGGACTTCTTCCAAATGCTGGTGTTGTTGTTGGTGTTTCCCAGAGAATGTCATTTTCAGCCTGCACAGAGTTTCCCTGTTTTGAGCCAACTCCTCAAGCTCAAACTATATTGCATTGCCTTCTAAGGCACCTCATTCAG AGGGACAAAAGTGAGGAAGCTTTAAGGTTGGCCCAATTATCAGCAGAAAAgcctcatttttctcattgtcTGGAGTGGCTTCTGTTTACTGTGTTTGATGCAGAAATATCCAG TCAAAACGCAAACAAGAATCAGATCTCTGTCCCTAAATATGCAAAGAATTCCACTCTCTTAGAGAAGACCTGTGATTTGCTCAGAAATTTTCCAGAATATTTTGATGTGGTCGTCAGTGTTGCAAGAAAAACTGATGGTCGACATTGGGCGGATTTGTTCTCTGCTGCTGGGAGATCAACAGA GTTGTTTGAGGAATGCTTCCAACGTAGATGGTACAGGACTGCTGCCTGCTATATACTT GTGATTGCTAAGCTTGAAGGTCCTGCAGTCAGTCAGTATTGTGCTTTGCGTTTATTACAG GCAACACTTGATGAATCGTTATATGAACTCGCTGGGGAGCTG GTGAGGTTCTTGCTAAGATCTGGAAGGGAATATGAACAACCATCAACAGATTCAGAAAGACTATCTCCCAGATTCTTGGGCTATTTCGGTTTCCATTCTACTTTCAGAAAGCAGACATTGGATAAGAG CACCTCATTTAAGGAGCAGAACGCACATGTTGCGTCCGTGAAGAACATCTTAGAAAGCCATGCTAACTATTTGATGTCAGGCAAAGAGCTTTCAAAGCTAGTTGCATTTGTGAAAGGCACCCAGTTTGATTTGGTG GAATATcttcaaagagagagatatggaAGTGCTCGGTTGGAGAATTTTGCTTCAGGGCTGGAATTAATAGGACAAAAG CTCCAAATGGGTACGCTGCAGAGCCGGTTTGATGCAGAATTCCTTCTGGCACATATGTGCTCTGTCAAGTTCAAAGAGTGGATTGTTGTCCTTGCAACTCTTTTAAGGCGAGCTGAG GTTCTATTCGATCTTTTCCGGCATGATATGCGGTTATGGAAAGCATATAGCATCACCCTGCAG TCGCATGCCGCATTTTCTGAATACCATGATCTTCTTGGAGATTTGGACGAGCAACTTTCATCCATTGCTTATGAAGAGAAGTGA